CAAAAACTTTTACCAAATGAAATATCTGATTGCCGGGCTGGGAAATATTGGCCCGGAATATGCTTTTACCAGACACAATGCAGGCTTTATGGTGCTGGACAGACTGGCAGCGCAGAACGATTTCAAATTTAGTTTTGAGAAGCTGGCTTTTGTTGCGGAGTGGAAATACAAGGGGCGGCAGATCTATTTTATCAAGCCCACTACCTATATGAACCTGAGCGGGAAGGCTTTAAGGTATTACATGGACCAATACAAAGTCAGTGCAGAAAATACGCTCGTAATCGTGGATGAACTGCAACTGCCCTTTGGAACATTGCGCATTAAGCCAAAAGGGAGTCACGGCGGGCACAATGGTTTAAAGAACATCGAAGAACTGCTGAGTACGTCGGAATATCCCCGGCTTCGTTTTGGTATCGGGAATAATTTTCCACGCGGACGGCAAGTAGATTACGTCTTAAAGCCTTTTTCCACGGAGGAAATGTCTGAACTTCCTGTCTATCTGGACAAGGCTGGTGACATGGTAATCACTTTTTGTACTTTGGGGATACATTCTGCAATGAATAATTATAACCAATGATTGTACTTTTTAAAGAAAATATAATTATTTCAAGATGATTAAATGTTTGGCTAAATCTATTAATTGCCAAATATTGTAAATTCTAATAGTTCAAAAATAGCATAATATTGGCATTAATTGCATTAATTAAATATTTCATTCCAAATATAATTCTGTTTAGTGAAGTTTCGATTCTTTGTAGTTTCAAAATTATCTATGATATTTGTATCACAGTTAGCGGAAATAAGAATTGAATTAAACCATGACGCTAATAAAAATTGTTTTATATTTGTGTAGATAAGACAATTATTTCAGCTGAGTTGCCGTATAAGCTGACAAAAGGGCCATAACGGCAGCTGAGAGAGGGTTAAGGCCGCAGTGCTGGTGGAGTTGAAAGGATAGAAGCTAAGGCGCAGGATTAATCGCTCAAAAAGGGAGTAATATTTACAATGTCATTACTTTAAGTATTCAGCCTGGTTAGCATGAAATTAATAAATTTCAATCACCTGGCGAAAAAGATATAAAAGAAAAGAAAAGGTTAAGGGTTTAGGAATAGTCAGTATAAAGCCATCTCAATGAGGTGGCTTTATCTTTTTATAGGCTCCGCCCAAATGTCTACACGCCGGTTCGAACGCTTTCCGGTCTCCGAGCGGTTTACCCTGTTGGGCTGCGCTGATCCGTACCCGTTCCCCTCGATCCGGTCAGCCGGGATGCCCTTGGTCAATAAATAGGTCTTGACCGTTTCAACACGCCTGTTGGACAACTCGAGGTTTTTTTCAAAGTTGCCGGTATTATCTGTATGTCCTTTCAATACAATTTTTAAGGCCGGATGTTTTTGAAAGTAAGTTATCATCGAATCCAGGTCGGTAACAGCCTTACCTTCAAGCTCTTCGGTGCTTTGATTAAAATACAAAGTAGTTAGCGGTGACGAATAGGTTTCCGGAGACAGGCTGATCAGCGATTTGACTTCCTCGTAGCGATTGGTGGTTTTAACGCTGATACTCCGTGATTGAAAACCGTCGGCCCGGGCGGATATTTTATAAGACTCATAAGGCGTCAGCTCAAAATTATAAACCCCCTGAACTGTTTTTGTCTGCGCGACCAGGGAATCATTGTCGGATTTACGAACCATCACTTCGGCATCATTTACCGGAGCCAGATCTCGGCCATCATAAACTTTACCGGTTACCAGTGCCAGATTTTTATTCCTTTTCAGTTCCTCTGTTGCCGGTTCCTCCACCGGTGGATCTTCTTTTTCCTTTTTGGCGACTGGCTCCTTGAAATTTTTGCTGATGGTCTGATAACTCCTGCGGACAAAAACGGGCGTCATCACACGGTCATAGACTCGAATGAGGGCAATAGAGCCCGCGCTTGCTTCATGTCCGGCTACCAGGTCATCCTGGAAAAGATTGAGTACCTGATCATTATCGAGCATTCCCTCTGTGCCCGGATCCTTGAATTCAAGTTTCGATTGGCCATTGATGTACATCTTGATCACCTTTGTTTCAAAGTCGCGTGAATAAACGTAATGCACATACTGGTTGGCACGAACAGGCGCTTTTTCGCCTATTGCATAGTCGTAGAAATTGAGCTTTCCGTCATAGATATAACTGCCGTAATCGCTTTTTCTGTTTTTAAAATCAAGAACGCGCTTCCAGCTGTCAAGCTCATTCATTTTAAAATAGATCTCAACCGTAAAGCTTTTGCTTAAAAAACCTTTTGCTTCCAGGTTGTTAAACTGTAAACCGCTATTACTTTCAAATTGGTAAATCGTCCTGTTGAGATAGTCGGACCCCGGAATTTTTTCTTTGATATACTGACCAGGCTGGCCGAGTACTTTGAGGGCCGGCCCGCCGGTTTCGATGGGGTTCAACCCATTATTAAAGTCGTAAGTCCATTGATTTTGGGAAAATGCAGGAATGTTCGCAAGTGATAGAAGAATAGCCAGGAACAATACATTTTTTTGAATACGCATGCCCAAAAATATGAAAAGTGCAGGCGGAAGCCGAGAAGCATCACTTATTTTTGACCCATAATTTCCTTTGTGTGTGAAAAATATTAGTATTGGTATCCTCTTTTCCATTTTATGGTCTTCGGCTTCCGTAGCGACTAAGTTTGGTGTGCAATCGGCCCCGCCGCTGATATTGGCAAACGTCCGGTTTTTTATCGCTGGTATCTTACTGCTCGCTTTTTCCTATTTATTTAACAAAAATTCATCTTATCGCTTGCCGACTAAGGGTGAATGGCTGCAATTAAGCCTTTTCGGCTTTTTAAATACAACGCTTTATCTGGGCCTCTACGTGTATGCCATGAAATATACTGCCGCCGGGATCGGCAGCCTTGCTGTTTCAACCAACCCGCTGATTATCGTATTATTATCGTCCTGGTGGCTAAAACGACGGCCGCAACGCGATGAATGGCTGGGTATCTTACTTGGCATGGCCGGTATCGGGATAGCGACATACCCGCTTCTGGCCGACAGCTATACTACTCCGGAAGGTATTACCATATTGTTGATCAGTATGATAGCCGTTTCAGCCGCCAGTGTTTATTATGCGTCGATAAAATGGGAGCTTCCGAATTTACTGATAAACGGTTGGCAGGTTTTCCTTGGCGGGGTGTTCCTCTTGCCCGCTACCATTTTGTTCAGCGAATTTTCGGAAACCCGGCTTGACGGCACATTCTGGGGTTCGGTGTTATGGCTGAGCCTGGCAGTGTCCATCATTGGGTTGATCTGCTGGTTTCATCTCCTGCGGCTCGATGCAGTGAAGGCGGCGTTGTGGCTTTTCTTATGTCCCCTTTTCGGGTTTTTCTTTGCGTGGTGGTTAATGGACGAGCCTGTTACCATTTATACAATCCTAGGGACATGCTTGGTGCTTGCCGGCCTCTATGCAGGCCAGAGATCAAAGTTGACCGGAAAAAACAAGAGTTAATCTTCGATCAGAATTTCACCTTTGAGGTATAATCTTGCCTGCCCGCCAATGTGAACGCGGTCTCCGTCAAGCTCACATTTCAGAAAGCCGCCCCGTTTCGACAACTGTTTTGCAGTCAGACTGTTCTTAGAGAGCTTTTCGGCCCAATAGGGGATCAATGTAGTATGAGCTGAACCAGTCACCGGATCTTCGTCAATGCCGGATTGAGGTGCAAAAAATCGGGAAACGAAGTCGACATCATTGCCGGCGGCGGTTATAATAATGCCCCTTGCCGGAATTGTGGACAGGACTATGATATCAAAGTCAAGATT
This Dyadobacter sp. UC 10 DNA region includes the following protein-coding sequences:
- the pth gene encoding aminoacyl-tRNA hydrolase encodes the protein MKYLIAGLGNIGPEYAFTRHNAGFMVLDRLAAQNDFKFSFEKLAFVAEWKYKGRQIYFIKPTTYMNLSGKALRYYMDQYKVSAENTLVIVDELQLPFGTLRIKPKGSHGGHNGLKNIEELLSTSEYPRLRFGIGNNFPRGRQVDYVLKPFSTEEMSELPVYLDKAGDMVITFCTLGIHSAMNNYNQ
- a CDS encoding OmpA family protein encodes the protein MRIQKNVLFLAILLSLANIPAFSQNQWTYDFNNGLNPIETGGPALKVLGQPGQYIKEKIPGSDYLNRTIYQFESNSGLQFNNLEAKGFLSKSFTVEIYFKMNELDSWKRVLDFKNRKSDYGSYIYDGKLNFYDYAIGEKAPVRANQYVHYVYSRDFETKVIKMYINGQSKLEFKDPGTEGMLDNDQVLNLFQDDLVAGHEASAGSIALIRVYDRVMTPVFVRRSYQTISKNFKEPVAKKEKEDPPVEEPATEELKRNKNLALVTGKVYDGRDLAPVNDAEVMVRKSDNDSLVAQTKTVQGVYNFELTPYESYKISARADGFQSRSISVKTTNRYEEVKSLISLSPETYSSPLTTLYFNQSTEELEGKAVTDLDSMITYFQKHPALKIVLKGHTDNTGNFEKNLELSNRRVETVKTYLLTKGIPADRIEGNGYGSAQPNRVNRSETGKRSNRRVDIWAEPIKR
- a CDS encoding DMT family transporter; the protein is MKNISIGILFSILWSSASVATKFGVQSAPPLILANVRFFIAGILLLAFSYLFNKNSSYRLPTKGEWLQLSLFGFLNTTLYLGLYVYAMKYTAAGIGSLAVSTNPLIIVLLSSWWLKRRPQRDEWLGILLGMAGIGIATYPLLADSYTTPEGITILLISMIAVSAASVYYASIKWELPNLLINGWQVFLGGVFLLPATILFSEFSETRLDGTFWGSVLWLSLAVSIIGLICWFHLLRLDAVKAALWLFLCPLFGFFFAWWLMDEPVTIYTILGTCLVLAGLYAGQRSKLTGKNKS